One Thermococcus eurythermalis DNA segment encodes these proteins:
- the thpR gene encoding RNA 2',3'-cyclic phosphodiesterase, whose translation MRAFIAIDVSDKVRDNLIKAQERIGNKAAKIKFVERENFHVTLKFLGEIDEVTAEEVKKALEEIARKHKKHRVRVKGIGVFPNPNYVRVIWAGIENDEGIKAIANDVEREMRRLGFKKDKDFVAHITIGRVKFVRDKVELAMALKDLANEDFGEFEVEAIELKKSTLTPKGPIYETVARFELAE comes from the coding sequence ATGAGGGCGTTCATAGCTATTGATGTTAGCGACAAGGTGAGGGATAACCTCATTAAGGCTCAGGAGAGGATTGGAAACAAAGCAGCGAAAATAAAGTTCGTCGAGAGGGAGAACTTCCACGTCACGCTCAAGTTCCTCGGCGAGATTGACGAGGTAACGGCGGAAGAGGTTAAGAAGGCCCTGGAGGAGATAGCGAGGAAGCACAAAAAGCACCGCGTTCGCGTTAAGGGCATCGGCGTCTTCCCGAACCCGAACTACGTTAGGGTAATATGGGCCGGAATCGAGAACGACGAAGGCATTAAGGCGATAGCCAATGACGTAGAGCGCGAGATGAGGAGGCTCGGCTTCAAGAAGGACAAAGACTTCGTGGCCCACATAACAATCGGGCGCGTCAAGTTCGTTCGCGATAAGGTTGAACTGGCGATGGCGCTCAAAGACCTTGCCAACGAGGACTTCGGCGAGTTTGAGGTTGAGGCAATAGAGCTGAAGAAGAGCACACTGACCCCAAAGGGCCCCATCTACGAGACCGTCGCGAGGTTCGAGCTGGCGGAGTGA
- a CDS encoding DMT family transporter, with protein sequence MNRSELILLGITAIWGFTFPAMKVSLDYLPPILFLAYRFGLASLLMLLVFRSKVLKKETLKEGFIVGLTLFFGHGFQIVGLKYTTASNSAFITSLYVVFTPFIAYFILRDRLKPRDVISLAVALAGLYLISGASLDFNYGDLLTVFCALSFAFQIVLIQKFGEKDYLSLAFWQIFWNFVLSLAFALIFEPFVLPKNPLPWLGILYTSVFATVIAFTLQVKHQRNTKAHKAALIYSAEPIFGHISAFLTIGEVLSLKGYLGAALIMAGVWNEIRNHR encoded by the coding sequence ATGAACCGCTCGGAGCTCATACTCCTCGGCATCACGGCGATATGGGGCTTTACATTCCCCGCGATGAAGGTTAGCCTTGACTACCTCCCGCCGATACTCTTTCTAGCTTACCGCTTCGGTCTGGCGTCCCTCCTGATGCTCCTCGTTTTCAGGTCAAAGGTCTTGAAGAAGGAGACACTCAAGGAGGGGTTTATCGTTGGGCTCACTCTGTTCTTCGGCCACGGGTTCCAGATAGTGGGCCTCAAATACACTACAGCCTCGAATTCAGCCTTCATCACTTCGCTCTACGTCGTCTTTACACCGTTCATAGCGTATTTCATTCTCAGAGATAGGCTCAAGCCACGGGATGTAATCTCGCTGGCGGTGGCCCTGGCAGGTCTCTACCTGATTTCAGGGGCGAGCCTGGACTTCAACTACGGCGACCTGCTCACAGTGTTCTGCGCCCTCAGCTTCGCCTTCCAGATAGTTCTCATCCAGAAGTTCGGGGAGAAAGACTACCTCAGCCTGGCATTCTGGCAGATATTCTGGAACTTCGTCCTCTCGCTGGCGTTTGCCCTCATCTTTGAACCTTTCGTACTTCCAAAGAACCCCCTCCCCTGGCTCGGCATCTTATACACCTCGGTATTCGCTACCGTTATAGCGTTCACACTCCAGGTGAAGCACCAGAGGAACACGAAGGCCCATAAAGCGGCGCTGATATACTCTGCCGAGCCGATATTCGGCCACATATCGGCCTTTCTGACGATAGGAGAAGTCCTGAGCCTCAAGGGCTACCTCGGTGCGGCTTTAATCATGGCAGGCGTTTGGAACGAGATACGGAACCACCGGTAG
- the cca gene encoding CCA tRNA nucleotidyltransferase: protein MDVKAVIGQVLQRIRPTEEERAFVEGLVRELGKIAKEAIERLGLDVKPYFVGSLAKDTYLAGDHDVDLFLAFPLDTPLEELRERGLELGKAIAEGLDGYEVAYAEHPYVRAKYKGVSVDLVPCYDVRSWKEVRTAVDRSILHTKWALENLSGRNDEVRLLKRFLKGINAYGSEIYVRGFSGYLAEILIIKYGSFLDVLEKADFMLRQKVIDPENWLKKEPEIALKTVKRETEEDKPLIVIDPVDPRRNVSANLSWERYGIFYFKAHQFLENPSEEFFFGKTQKTGNYLEELRRKGTHLVTIMFPKPDLVDDVLLPQLERSARGFERALSREGFRVLGWDAGHRAGEAFVMLEVDRREREKVTIKPGPEFFTERGWDFYRKNEKVWVIGKRLYAEKRVKENIIDVILELIEKNQVALGKNVREDIKNAKILLDYVPKELEEDAYLFLSREKWNLKGQQ, encoded by the coding sequence ATGGACGTCAAGGCAGTGATAGGGCAAGTCCTCCAGAGAATCCGCCCAACGGAGGAAGAGAGGGCCTTTGTTGAAGGGCTGGTGAGAGAATTAGGGAAAATCGCAAAAGAAGCAATCGAAAGGCTGGGCCTCGACGTCAAGCCCTACTTCGTTGGCTCCCTAGCCAAGGATACTTATCTGGCCGGAGACCACGACGTTGACCTTTTCCTTGCTTTTCCCCTCGATACCCCCCTCGAAGAGCTTAGAGAGAGGGGCCTTGAGCTCGGAAAGGCCATTGCTGAAGGCCTTGACGGCTATGAAGTGGCCTACGCTGAGCACCCCTACGTGAGGGCCAAATATAAGGGTGTGAGCGTTGACCTCGTGCCCTGCTACGACGTCAGAAGCTGGAAAGAGGTTAGGACGGCCGTTGACCGCTCGATACTCCACACGAAGTGGGCCCTTGAGAACCTCAGCGGCAGGAACGACGAGGTCAGGCTCTTGAAGCGCTTCCTCAAGGGGATAAACGCCTACGGGAGCGAGATTTATGTGAGGGGCTTCTCCGGCTACCTGGCCGAAATACTCATCATCAAGTACGGCTCGTTCCTGGACGTCCTGGAGAAAGCGGATTTCATGCTGAGGCAGAAGGTAATAGACCCCGAGAACTGGCTGAAGAAGGAGCCAGAGATAGCGCTAAAGACCGTGAAGAGGGAGACCGAGGAGGATAAACCGCTGATAGTTATAGACCCCGTCGACCCGAGGCGGAACGTTTCAGCCAACCTGAGCTGGGAGCGCTACGGAATCTTCTACTTCAAGGCGCACCAGTTCCTGGAAAACCCCTCTGAAGAGTTCTTTTTTGGAAAAACTCAGAAAACGGGGAACTATCTAGAAGAGCTCAGAAGGAAGGGAACCCACCTCGTTACCATAATGTTTCCAAAGCCAGACCTCGTTGATGACGTCCTCCTCCCACAGCTGGAGAGGAGCGCCAGGGGCTTTGAGAGGGCTCTATCAAGGGAAGGGTTCAGAGTCCTCGGCTGGGACGCCGGGCACAGGGCCGGGGAGGCGTTCGTGATGCTTGAGGTGGACAGGAGAGAAAGGGAGAAGGTCACGATAAAGCCCGGGCCGGAGTTCTTCACCGAGAGGGGCTGGGACTTCTACAGGAAGAACGAGAAGGTGTGGGTCATCGGCAAGAGACTCTACGCTGAGAAGAGAGTTAAGGAGAACATCATTGACGTCATCTTGGAGCTCATAGAGAAGAACCAGGTCGCGCTGGGAAAGAACGTGAGGGAAGATATAAAAAACGCAAAAATCCTGCTAGACTACGTTCCCAAGGAGCTGGAGGAGGACGCATATCTCTTCCTGAGCAGAGAGAAGTGGAACCTGAAGGGCCAGCAGTAG
- a CDS encoding OsmC family protein produces MVEYKDMVLKVVGERLSPTKMKVKAGDFEIVMDKLGGEAPSPIDYVLAALAGCINIVATLVAKDMGINIEDLSVEVEGVFNPGKLYGKGDQRAGYKEIRVKVKVKTDADEETLKKWLEQVEERCPVSDNLANPTPVKVEFEKC; encoded by the coding sequence ATGGTCGAGTATAAGGACATGGTTCTAAAGGTTGTTGGAGAGAGGCTCTCCCCGACCAAGATGAAGGTCAAGGCCGGAGATTTTGAGATAGTGATGGACAAGCTCGGTGGAGAGGCTCCTAGCCCAATAGACTACGTTCTTGCCGCCCTCGCCGGCTGTATAAACATAGTTGCCACCCTTGTTGCCAAGGACATGGGGATAAACATCGAAGACCTGAGCGTTGAGGTCGAGGGCGTCTTCAACCCCGGGAAGCTCTACGGCAAGGGGGACCAGAGGGCCGGATACAAGGAGATAAGGGTCAAGGTTAAGGTGAAGACCGACGCGGACGAGGAGACCCTCAAGAAGTGGCTTGAGCAGGTCGAGGAGCGCTGTCCGGTCAGCGACAACCTGGCCAACCCGACCCCCGTAAAAGTCGAGTTCGAGAAGTGCTGA
- a CDS encoding putative toxin-antitoxin system toxin component, PIN family codes for MAGKIKVVLDTSVLISALKSKDLPKSPAWHILKALQRGYIVNFVSDEIIEEMKTQVLGIGMETGFTRRALRILAMVIKNSVMVRPRRKFSDDHEFLKNLGDPNDAKFFDVAYAKKVDYIISENTKHIVQMRDEATKTYRFDGRKVKILRAGEFVREALR; via the coding sequence ATGGCGGGTAAAATCAAAGTTGTGTTAGATACATCCGTCCTTATTAGTGCGTTGAAGTCTAAGGACCTTCCAAAATCTCCAGCGTGGCATATATTAAAGGCCCTTCAAAGGGGCTATATCGTAAATTTTGTCTCAGATGAAATCATCGAGGAAATGAAAACTCAGGTTCTCGGCATCGGTATGGAAACGGGGTTTACGAGACGTGCATTGCGGATTTTGGCGATGGTTATTAAAAACAGTGTCATGGTTCGTCCTCGGCGAAAGTTCTCCGATGACCATGAGTTCCTAAAGAACCTGGGGGACCCGAATGACGCTAAGTTCTTTGACGTGGCCTACGCCAAGAAAGTGGATTATATTATCTCGGAAAACACGAAGCACATCGTCCAGATGAGGGATGAAGCCACCAAAACTTATCGTTTTGATGGAAGAAAAGTTAAAATCCTGAGGGCGGGAGAATTTGTAAGAGAAGCCTTACGATGA
- the yjjX gene encoding inosine/xanthosine triphosphatase, whose product MRIAVGSTNPTKVKAVENVMRRIYGDVEVFGVEVDSGVSDQPIGLEETTRGAVNRAKQALEKTGADLGVGIEAGIYPFPKTLTGYLDIQVCAVASPDGMITVGHGPGFEYPPVVIEKVLNEGVEVGIAMGELVKDPELKKKIGAIGVLSKGLLTRTELNEIAVLMAMIPRLNRELYFEKE is encoded by the coding sequence ATGAGAATCGCGGTCGGCTCAACCAACCCAACGAAGGTCAAAGCCGTTGAGAACGTGATGAGACGGATTTATGGCGACGTTGAGGTCTTTGGCGTTGAAGTGGACAGCGGCGTTTCAGACCAGCCTATCGGTCTGGAGGAGACAACGCGGGGAGCAGTTAACAGGGCAAAACAGGCCTTGGAGAAGACCGGTGCCGACCTCGGCGTGGGAATCGAGGCGGGGATATACCCGTTCCCAAAAACGCTGACGGGCTACCTCGATATTCAGGTCTGCGCGGTGGCGAGCCCAGATGGGATGATAACCGTCGGCCACGGGCCGGGCTTTGAGTACCCGCCGGTCGTCATCGAGAAAGTCCTCAATGAGGGCGTTGAAGTGGGAATCGCTATGGGCGAGCTCGTCAAAGACCCTGAGCTCAAGAAGAAAATCGGCGCGATAGGCGTCCTGAGCAAAGGGTTGCTCACGAGAACGGAACTCAACGAGATTGCAGTCCTGATGGCGATGATACCGAGGCTGAACCGTGAGCTCTATTTCGAGAAGGAATAA
- a CDS encoding RNA-guided endonuclease InsQ/TnpB family protein produces the protein MKRSVTVKLQPSKEQAKILHQLADSGAKAWNRVNYLRRQEFFQHKIVDFNSTEKTVYEEFKREIGSATVQQIARKNAEAWRSFFSLLRKKRNGELPSWLKPKPPLYLKEDGRRKPLIVLRNDQYKVEGNKLIFKGLGKFKRLEVQFKGRIHLKGKQGRLEITYDPVKRKWYAHVSLTVEEKLEGGEWVSVPRTPQGSLSAGIDLGVNNLMAVYVENGESFLVNGRPLKSIDFYWRRKIADYQSKLNKSGAKASRKLRRMHDKAKLQAKHYINTAVRGTVRKLYELGVSKIVVGYPKSIARNSDRGKRQNFLLSHVWRFNTVIKRLREVAEEYGIEVLIVGEAFTSKVCPVCGKPHEGARFVRGLFKCPATGLVFNADLVGAFNILKKVVKTITPNLGGLYAQRRGNGGKTLPEGFEEPFSRVALMRTPQTSPSLARG, from the coding sequence ATGAAGCGCTCAGTAACAGTAAAACTCCAGCCCTCTAAAGAACAAGCAAAAATCCTCCACCAGTTAGCCGATTCAGGAGCCAAAGCCTGGAACCGAGTAAACTACTTGAGGCGACAAGAATTCTTCCAACACAAAATCGTGGACTTCAATTCAACTGAAAAAACCGTTTACGAAGAGTTTAAACGAGAAATCGGTTCTGCCACGGTTCAGCAGATAGCGAGAAAAAACGCTGAAGCCTGGCGGAGTTTCTTCTCACTCCTGAGGAAGAAGAGGAATGGAGAACTCCCCTCTTGGCTCAAACCAAAACCTCCACTCTACCTCAAAGAAGACGGGAGGAGGAAACCCTTAATCGTTCTCAGGAACGACCAGTACAAGGTTGAAGGGAACAAACTAATCTTCAAAGGCCTTGGCAAGTTTAAACGCCTTGAAGTCCAGTTTAAGGGAAGAATTCACCTGAAGGGCAAGCAGGGGCGGTTAGAGATAACCTACGACCCCGTTAAGCGGAAATGGTATGCTCACGTTAGCCTTACTGTCGAGGAAAAACTTGAGGGTGGGGAATGGGTAAGCGTTCCAAGAACGCCACAAGGGAGCCTTTCAGCGGGCATTGACCTGGGAGTGAACAATCTCATGGCCGTTTACGTGGAGAATGGCGAGAGTTTCCTGGTCAATGGAAGACCGCTTAAAAGCATTGACTTCTACTGGAGGAGAAAAATTGCTGACTACCAGTCAAAACTCAACAAGAGTGGAGCTAAAGCGAGTAGAAAACTCAGGAGAATGCACGATAAAGCGAAACTTCAGGCTAAACACTACATTAACACTGCCGTAAGAGGAACGGTTAGAAAGCTCTACGAGTTGGGAGTTTCTAAAATTGTCGTTGGTTATCCTAAGAGCATAGCTCGGAATTCTGATAGGGGCAAAAGGCAGAACTTCCTCCTCTCCCACGTGTGGCGGTTCAATACGGTTATTAAGCGTCTTAGGGAAGTTGCGGAAGAGTATGGTATTGAGGTTTTGATTGTTGGTGAGGCTTTCACTTCTAAGGTTTGCCCTGTCTGCGGGAAGCCTCACGAGGGGGCGAGGTTTGTTAGGGGTTTGTTTAAGTGTCCCGCAACGGGGCTTGTTTTTAACGCGGATTTAGTTGGTGCTTTCAACATTTTGAAGAAGGTTGTGAAAACCATAACCCCGAATCTGGGCGGGCTTTATGCTCAGAGGAGGGGTAACGGGGGGAAGACCCTCCCCGAGGGGTTCGAAGAACCCTTTTCAAGGGTTGCCCTAATGAGAACCCCTCAAACCTCCCCATCACTGGCGAGGGGTTAA
- a CDS encoding phosphoribosyltransferase encodes MDKVYLTWWQIDRAVFALAEELRKHFMPDVIVGIARGGLIPAVRLSHVLGDVELKVIDVKFYKGIDERMEKPVVTIPLHGSLEGKKVVIVDDVSDTGKTLEVVIEEVKKAGAEEVKVACLSMKPWTKVVPDFYVFRTDKWIVFPWEEFPVVVRE; translated from the coding sequence ATGGACAAGGTTTACCTAACCTGGTGGCAGATTGATAGGGCCGTCTTCGCGCTCGCCGAAGAACTGAGAAAGCACTTCATGCCCGACGTGATAGTCGGAATCGCGAGGGGCGGGCTTATTCCAGCGGTGAGGCTGAGCCACGTTCTGGGCGATGTGGAGCTCAAGGTCATAGACGTAAAGTTCTACAAGGGCATAGACGAGAGGATGGAAAAGCCTGTCGTTACGATTCCGCTCCACGGCTCGCTGGAGGGCAAGAAGGTTGTCATCGTGGATGACGTCAGCGACACCGGAAAAACCCTCGAAGTCGTCATCGAGGAGGTCAAGAAGGCCGGGGCAGAGGAGGTTAAGGTCGCCTGCCTCAGTATGAAGCCCTGGACGAAGGTCGTTCCCGACTTCTACGTCTTCAGGACGGACAAATGGATAGTCTTCCCCTGGGAGGAGTTCCCGGTCGTTGTCAGGGAATGA